Proteins encoded within one genomic window of Gammaproteobacteria bacterium:
- a CDS encoding agmatine deiminase family protein, with protein sequence MSSATSSAPTPAAGGYRMPAEWAPHQATWLSWPHNPDTWPGALAAAERALAGAVAALSEGERVHVNVLDERHERHVAGLLAAAGASAGQLRLHRQPTNDAWCRDHGAIFVTRPDADTPLLALDFGYNAWGGKYPPFDLDDAMPRHMAARLGVPHRTVDMILEGGSIEVNGAGTLLTTEQCLLNPNRNPRLSRADIERRLRENLGIDQVLWLGEGIVGDDTDGHIDDLTRFVAEDTVVTVVEADPADANYAALRENSARLAAMRLADGRALRVIELPMPRPLEREGMRLPASYANFYIGNQVVLLPVFGCPADEAAAATLAGCFPGRRVVPVDCRDVVVGLGTLHCLTQQVPA encoded by the coding sequence ATGAGCAGCGCCACTTCATCAGCGCCGACGCCCGCCGCCGGCGGCTACCGCATGCCGGCGGAGTGGGCCCCGCACCAGGCGACCTGGCTGTCCTGGCCGCACAACCCCGACACCTGGCCGGGCGCGCTCGCCGCGGCGGAACGGGCGCTGGCCGGTGCCGTGGCGGCGCTGAGCGAGGGCGAGAGGGTGCACGTCAACGTGCTCGACGAGCGCCACGAGCGCCATGTCGCCGGCCTGCTGGCGGCTGCCGGCGCCAGCGCGGGCCAGCTGCGCCTGCACCGCCAGCCGACCAACGACGCCTGGTGCCGGGACCACGGCGCGATCTTCGTCACCCGCCCGGATGCCGACACGCCACTGCTGGCGCTCGACTTCGGCTACAACGCCTGGGGTGGCAAGTACCCGCCCTTCGACCTCGACGACGCCATGCCGCGCCACATGGCCGCCCGGCTCGGCGTGCCGCACCGGACCGTGGACATGATCCTCGAGGGCGGCTCCATCGAGGTCAACGGCGCCGGGACGCTGCTCACCACCGAGCAATGCCTGCTCAACCCCAACCGCAATCCGCGGCTGTCGCGGGCGGACATCGAGCGGCGCCTGCGCGAGAATCTCGGCATCGACCAGGTGCTGTGGCTGGGGGAGGGCATCGTCGGCGACGACACCGACGGCCATATCGACGACCTGACGCGCTTCGTCGCCGAGGATACGGTGGTCACGGTGGTGGAAGCCGACCCCGCGGACGCCAACTATGCCGCGCTGCGCGAGAACAGCGCGCGCCTCGCGGCGATGCGCCTGGCGGACGGCCGCGCGCTGCGGGTCATCGAGCTGCCGATGCCCCGGCCACTGGAGCGGGAGGGCATGCGCCTGCCGGCCAGCTATGCCAATTTCTACATCGGCAACCAGGTGGTGCTGCTGCCGGTGTTCGGCTGCCCCGCGGACGAGGCGGCGGCGGCGACGCTCGCCGGCTGCTTTCCCGGGCGGCGCGTGGTGCCGGTGGACTGCCGCGACGTCGTCGTCGGCCTCGGCACCCTGCACTGCCTGACGCAGCAGGTGCCGGCGTGA
- a CDS encoding DsbA family protein, which translates to MPKPLLPVVLSMTLLATLLAATGRAEPAPAPAPAPPASPAPEYGSSLGLGSNPGRPPPDLAALIPQVDIRGRPMLGDPAAPVTIVEFIDYECPFCQGYAHDTWPKLKANYVDTGKVRYVAVDFPLRKHDRSRPAAIAAACAGEQDRYWEMHDALLDAGGLLGDAELAAQARRLGLDADRFDACRAADHHQAWLDAGIAAARAAGARGTPSFLVGASAGDVARGRLLQGDEDYAAFEKVLARYLGTAAR; encoded by the coding sequence ATGCCCAAGCCGCTGCTGCCCGTGGTCCTGTCGATGACGCTGCTCGCCACGCTGCTGGCCGCCACCGGCCGGGCCGAGCCGGCACCCGCTCCGGCGCCCGCGCCGCCGGCCAGCCCGGCACCCGAATACGGCTCGAGCCTGGGGCTGGGCAGCAATCCGGGCCGGCCGCCGCCGGATCTCGCGGCGCTGATCCCGCAGGTGGACATCCGCGGTCGGCCGATGCTCGGCGACCCGGCGGCGCCGGTGACCATCGTCGAGTTCATCGACTACGAGTGCCCCTTCTGCCAGGGCTATGCCCACGACACCTGGCCGAAACTGAAGGCGAACTACGTGGACACCGGCAAGGTGCGCTACGTGGCCGTGGATTTCCCGCTGCGCAAGCACGACCGCTCGCGTCCGGCCGCCATCGCCGCGGCCTGCGCCGGCGAGCAGGACCGCTACTGGGAGATGCACGATGCGCTGCTGGATGCGGGTGGCCTGCTGGGCGACGCGGAGCTCGCGGCGCAGGCGCGGCGCCTCGGCCTGGACGCCGACCGGTTCGATGCCTGCCGCGCGGCCGATCACCACCAGGCGTGGCTCGACGCCGGCATCGCCGCGGCCCGCGCCGCCGGTGCCCGCGGCACGCCGAGCTTCCTGGTGGGCGCCAGCGCCGGCGATGTCGCCCGCGGCCGGCTCCTGCAGGGCGACGAGGACTACGCCGCCTTCGAGAAGGTGCTGGCGCGCTATCTCGGCACGGCCGCGCGCTAG
- a CDS encoding C40 family peptidase, producing MRRHFRAEIALLAATLGLVLGGCSTAPQRPADRPDPVVVAPPASAAPAPDPVRSQIVFTALQMLGTPYRYGGSTPTGFDCSGLVQYAYRSAGLSVPRTTRDQLGATTAVTLADAAPGDLLFFRSKSSAHVGIYLGEGRFVHAPFTGRNVEIGSLDQSWYHDHFVRAGRLQGVATQAASCNGAADGRC from the coding sequence ATGCGTCGGCATTTTCGCGCAGAGATCGCCCTGCTGGCCGCCACTCTGGGCCTGGTCCTCGGTGGCTGCTCCACGGCCCCGCAGCGGCCCGCCGACAGGCCGGATCCCGTGGTCGTGGCGCCGCCGGCCAGCGCCGCGCCGGCACCCGACCCCGTGCGCTCGCAGATCGTCTTCACTGCCCTGCAGATGCTGGGGACCCCGTACCGCTACGGCGGCTCGACACCCACGGGCTTCGACTGCAGCGGCCTCGTCCAGTACGCCTACCGCAGCGCCGGCCTCAGCGTGCCGCGCACCACGCGCGACCAGCTCGGCGCCACCACGGCCGTGACGCTGGCCGACGCCGCTCCCGGCGACCTGCTGTTCTTCCGGAGCAAGAGCAGCGCCCACGTCGGCATCTACCTCGGCGAAGGCCGCTTCGTGCACGCCCCGTTCACCGGCCGCAACGTCGAGATCGGCAGCCTCGACCAGTCCTGGTATCACGATCATTTCGTGCGCGCGGGGCGGCTCCAGGGGGTGGCGACGCAAGCCGCCAGCTGCAACGGCGCGGCGGACGGCCGCTGCTGA
- a CDS encoding ATP-binding protein: MQDFEKLGVFYLGRRLDPAAGKLTDDLILYDSKDLTTHAVIIGMTGSGKTGLGIGLIEEAAIDHIPVIAIDPKGDLGNLLLGFPDLAPADFEPWVDPRAAAEAGQTPAQFAAAQAAAWKQGLADWGQGPQRIAALRAAADFALYTPGSTAGLPLSVLKAFAPPPAALAEDAELWRERLQGTVTGLLALLGVAADPMTSREHILLSTILDGAWKQGQSLDVAGLIGLVQKPPFARVGVLDLESFYPAADRQALALRLNNLLAAPGFDAWTRGEPLSADGLLFTAAGQPRVSVLSIAHLDDAQRMFFVTLLLAELIAWMRRQPGTPSLRAILYMDEVFGYMPPVANPPTKLLLLTLLKQARAFGLGIVLSTQNPVDLDYKGLANAGTWFIGRLQTERDKARVLDGLLGAAGGERLDPKALEQTLAGLGKRQFLLHNVNEERPEVFGTRWVMSYLAGPLTREQIRRLGAGRAASAAAAPPEAPAAPPAHAPLARSRPVLPAAVKQFFVPAARLPHAGERLVYQPQVLAAVAVGYVNAALGVNEQRELLLAAHPGEGAAGVDWSGAAELSVRARDLEAEAEPDAAFGELPGAMAQAASYREWERQLRRWLGLERALTLYKCAKLGVTSRPGEGEREFRIRLQQLGNERRDLDAAKLKQKYAPKFSALEARELRARQALERQAGQATDAKLGAAVAVGTAVLGAIFGRGRSLGSFSRAGTAVRRTGSILRESGDVARAGELLEKVQADREALQAQFQEELDGLAGSFDAQSEPLAETVLRPKAGDIDLRFLGVGWVPYIEDGAGERQPA; the protein is encoded by the coding sequence ATGCAGGATTTCGAGAAACTCGGCGTCTTCTACCTCGGCCGGCGCCTGGACCCGGCCGCCGGCAAGCTCACCGACGACCTCATCCTCTACGACTCGAAGGACCTGACCACCCATGCCGTCATCATCGGCATGACGGGCAGCGGCAAGACCGGGCTCGGCATCGGCCTGATCGAGGAAGCGGCGATCGACCACATCCCGGTGATCGCCATCGACCCCAAGGGCGACCTCGGCAACCTGCTGCTCGGCTTCCCGGATCTCGCGCCGGCCGATTTCGAGCCCTGGGTGGATCCGCGCGCCGCCGCCGAGGCCGGGCAGACACCGGCGCAGTTCGCCGCCGCGCAGGCCGCCGCCTGGAAGCAGGGGCTCGCCGACTGGGGCCAGGGACCGCAGCGCATCGCCGCGCTGCGCGCCGCCGCCGACTTCGCGCTGTACACGCCGGGGAGCACCGCCGGCCTGCCGCTCTCGGTTCTCAAGGCCTTCGCGCCGCCGCCGGCGGCCCTGGCCGAGGATGCCGAACTCTGGCGCGAGCGCCTGCAGGGCACCGTGACCGGCCTGCTGGCGCTGCTCGGCGTGGCCGCCGATCCCATGACCAGCCGCGAGCACATCCTGCTGTCCACCATCCTCGACGGCGCCTGGAAGCAGGGCCAGTCGCTCGACGTGGCCGGCCTCATCGGCCTGGTGCAGAAGCCGCCGTTCGCGCGGGTCGGCGTGCTGGACCTCGAGAGCTTCTACCCGGCCGCGGATCGACAGGCGCTGGCGCTGCGCCTGAACAACCTGCTGGCGGCGCCGGGCTTCGACGCCTGGACCCGCGGCGAGCCGCTGTCGGCCGATGGCCTGCTGTTCACCGCGGCGGGCCAGCCGCGCGTCTCGGTGCTCAGCATCGCGCACCTCGACGATGCGCAGCGCATGTTCTTCGTCACCCTGCTGCTCGCGGAGCTCATCGCCTGGATGCGCCGCCAGCCGGGCACGCCGTCGCTGCGCGCCATCCTCTACATGGACGAGGTGTTCGGCTACATGCCGCCGGTGGCCAATCCGCCGACGAAGCTGCTGCTGCTGACGCTGCTCAAGCAGGCGCGCGCCTTCGGCCTCGGCATCGTGCTGTCGACGCAGAATCCAGTGGACCTGGACTACAAGGGGCTCGCCAACGCGGGCACCTGGTTCATCGGCCGGCTGCAGACCGAGCGCGACAAGGCCCGGGTGCTCGACGGCCTGCTGGGCGCCGCGGGCGGCGAGCGGCTGGATCCGAAGGCGCTGGAGCAGACGCTGGCCGGCCTCGGCAAGCGGCAGTTCCTGCTCCACAACGTCAACGAGGAGCGCCCCGAGGTCTTCGGCACGCGCTGGGTCATGAGCTACCTCGCCGGGCCGCTGACCCGGGAGCAGATCCGCCGGCTGGGTGCCGGGCGCGCGGCATCGGCCGCGGCAGCGCCGCCGGAGGCGCCGGCCGCGCCGCCGGCGCATGCGCCGCTGGCGCGCAGCCGCCCGGTGCTGCCGGCCGCGGTGAAGCAGTTCTTCGTGCCCGCCGCGCGCCTGCCCCATGCGGGCGAGCGGCTGGTCTACCAGCCGCAGGTCCTGGCCGCGGTGGCCGTGGGCTATGTCAATGCCGCGCTCGGCGTCAACGAGCAGCGCGAACTGCTGCTCGCGGCGCATCCCGGCGAAGGTGCCGCCGGTGTCGACTGGTCCGGCGCCGCGGAGCTGAGCGTGCGTGCCCGGGACCTCGAGGCGGAGGCCGAGCCCGATGCCGCCTTCGGCGAGCTGCCCGGCGCCATGGCGCAGGCGGCGAGCTACCGGGAATGGGAGCGGCAGCTGCGCCGCTGGCTCGGGCTGGAGCGCGCGCTTACCCTCTACAAGTGCGCGAAGCTCGGCGTCACCTCGCGGCCCGGCGAGGGCGAGCGCGAGTTCCGCATCCGCCTGCAGCAGCTCGGCAACGAGCGGCGCGATCTCGATGCCGCGAAGCTGAAGCAGAAGTACGCGCCGAAGTTCTCGGCGCTGGAGGCCCGCGAGCTGCGCGCCCGCCAGGCTCTCGAGCGGCAGGCCGGCCAGGCCACCGATGCGAAGCTCGGTGCCGCCGTGGCCGTCGGCACCGCCGTGCTCGGCGCGATCTTCGGCCGCGGCCGCTCGCTCGGCTCATTTTCGCGGGCCGGCACCGCGGTGCGGCGCACCGGCAGCATCCTGCGCGAATCCGGCGATGTCGCGCGCGCCGGGGAGCTGCTGGAGAAGGTGCAGGCCGACAGGGAGGCGCTGCAGGCGCAGTTCCAGGAGGAGCTCGATGGCCTGGCCGGCAGCTTCGACGCGCAGTCGGAGCCGCTGGCGGAAACCGTGCTGCGGCCGAAGGCCGGAGACATCGACCTGCGGTTCCTCGGCGTGGGCTGGGTGCCCTATATCGAGGATGGCGCCGGCGAGCGCCAGCCCGCCTGA